Proteins encoded within one genomic window of Humulus lupulus chromosome 1, drHumLupu1.1, whole genome shotgun sequence:
- the LOC133811533 gene encoding methyl jasmonate esterase 1-like, which yields MAYSNKSPKTHQEMENKGTHFVLVHGSCHGAWCWYKVVALLKSKGHKVTTLDLASSGIHPKPIHEIKSISDYVEPLMDFMASLPPEERVILVGHSVGGACISVAMERFPEKISVAVFATACMPGPDLSFSIINEKYGQSLDSYLDSEFTFDKGPGHPPTTIVFGPKFMESKLYQLSPPEDLVLGMSLIRPINLSVTIFSPEDQPSKEKYGSVNRVFILCDQDNVMKPSLQEWMIQNNPPDEVKVINGSDHMVMFSKPVDLTCCLQEIAQKYS from the exons ATGGCATATAGCAATAAAAGTCCAAAGACACATCAGGAGATGGAAAACAAAGGAACACATTTTGTGCTGGTTCATGGATCTTGTCATGGAGCATGGTGTTGGTATAAGGTGGTGGCTCTACTTAAGTCAAAAGGCCACAAAGTCACAACTTTGGACCTTGCCTCCTCCGGCATCCACCCAAAGCCGATTCATGAAATTAAGTCAATCTCTGACTACGTTGAGCCACTGATGGATTTCATGGCATCCCTACCCCCAGAGGAGAGGGTCATTCTGGTGGGTCACAGCGTGGGTGGAGCATGCATATCTGTTGCTATGGAAAGGTTCCCTGAGAAAATTTCTGTGGCTGTTTTCGCCACAGCATGTATGCCTGGTCCTGACTTGAGCTTCTCCATTATAAATGAAAAG TATGGTCAAAGTTTGGACTCTTACTTGGACTCGGAATTTACATTTGATAAAGGGCCTGGTCATCCTCCAACCACCATAGTCTTTGGGCCCAAATTTATGGAATCCAAATTGTATCAGCTCTCCCCACCAGAG GATTTAGTTCTTGGGATGTCATTGATTCGACCAATCAATCTCTCAGTCACCATATTTTCACCAGAAGACCAACCGTCCAAAGAAAAGTATGGATCAGTTAATAGAGTCTTCATCCTTTGTGACCAAGACAATGTGATGAAGCCCAGTTTGCAGGAGTGGATGATCCAGAACAACCCACCTGATGAGGTCAAGGTGATCAATGGTTCAGATCATATGGTCATGTTCTCTAAACCAGTGGACCTCACTTGCTGCCTCCAGGAGATTGCTCAGAAATACTCTTAA